From one Planococcus citri chromosome 3, ihPlaCitr1.1, whole genome shotgun sequence genomic stretch:
- the LOC135841679 gene encoding uncharacterized protein LOC135841679 isoform X1, with product MRFLILLGAIILYVNLLKSHFQSYAIVMNERLQNSCEISENNFNRSCIYHKIVYLIEQLPYVSNFSPLQAGPVQLVKLPEYATSIMSVSEEKPKFRSYSSNIISLISKSLEFFMESYGIKIPIPSLTKNYPGIVVEEYTNASEQIGEALRIAARRKKKDKKFAMVFPLIATFKFILIKALLIPILMGIIAIKKMLVVAAMAVPTVIAMLRICRFGPGGFFPGAGGLQAAAATAPVLAPYVATSDTIIGDFSNYNPLAYSNPYHANKQQQADYGGKSFY from the exons ATGCGTTTTTTAATACTTCTCGGTGCTATAATTTTATAcgttaatttattaaaatcgcATTTTCAATCGTACGCGATCGTAATGAACGAACGATTGCAGAATAGTTGCGAAATCAGCGAGAATAATTTCAATCGATCGTGTATTTATCATAAAATCGTGTATTTAATCGAACAACTACCTTatgtgtcaaatttttcaccgcTTCAA GCTGGTCCTGTACAACTCGTGAAATTACCCGAATATGCAACGAGTATTATGTCGGTGTCGGAGGAAAAACCCAAATTCCGTTCGTATTCGTCGAATATTATATCGTTGATTAGTAAAAGCTTGGAGTTTTTCATGGAATCGTATggtataaaaatacctattcctTCGTTGACGAAGAATTACCCGGGCATAGTTGTCGAAGAATATACGAACGCCAGTGAACAGATCGGAGAAG CTCTTCGAATTGCAGCCCGAAGGAAGAAGAAGGATAAAAAGTTCGCCATGGTTTTTCCTTTAATAGCAACTTTTAAATTCATTCTCATCAAAGCTCtacttatacctattttaatggGAATCATCGCCATTAAAAAGATGTTAGTTGTGGCTGCAATGGCAGTACCTACAGTTATAGCCATGTTACGTATATGCCGATTTGGTCCAGGCGGTTTCTTCCCTGGAGCCGGAGGATTACAAGCTGCTGCGGCTACAGCTCCTGTGCTAGCTCCTTACGTTGCTACTTCCGATACAATTATTGGCGATTTCTCGAATTATAATCCTTTAGCTTATTCGAATCCTTATCATGCCAATAAACAGCAACAAGCTGATTACGGAGGtaaaagtttttattaa
- the LOC135841679 gene encoding uncharacterized protein LOC135841679 isoform X2, which translates to MRFLILLGAIILYVNLLKSHFQSYAIVMNERLQNSCEISENNFNRSCIYHKIVYLIEQLPYVSNFSPLQAGPVQLVKLPEYATSIMSVSEEKPKFRSYSSNIISLISKSLEFFMESYGIKIPIPSLTKNYPGIVVEEYTNASEQIGEGRARRKKKDKKFAMVFPLIATFKFILIKALLIPILMGIIAIKKMLVVAAMAVPTVIAMLRICRFGPGGFFPGAGGLQAAAATAPVLAPYVATSDTIIGDFSNYNPLAYSNPYHANKQQQADYGGKSFY; encoded by the exons ATGCGTTTTTTAATACTTCTCGGTGCTATAATTTTATAcgttaatttattaaaatcgcATTTTCAATCGTACGCGATCGTAATGAACGAACGATTGCAGAATAGTTGCGAAATCAGCGAGAATAATTTCAATCGATCGTGTATTTATCATAAAATCGTGTATTTAATCGAACAACTACCTTatgtgtcaaatttttcaccgcTTCAA GCTGGTCCTGTACAACTCGTGAAATTACCCGAATATGCAACGAGTATTATGTCGGTGTCGGAGGAAAAACCCAAATTCCGTTCGTATTCGTCGAATATTATATCGTTGATTAGTAAAAGCTTGGAGTTTTTCATGGAATCGTATggtataaaaatacctattcctTCGTTGACGAAGAATTACCCGGGCATAGTTGTCGAAGAATATACGAACGCCAGTGAACAGATCGGAGAAGGTAGGG CCCGAAGGAAGAAGAAGGATAAAAAGTTCGCCATGGTTTTTCCTTTAATAGCAACTTTTAAATTCATTCTCATCAAAGCTCtacttatacctattttaatggGAATCATCGCCATTAAAAAGATGTTAGTTGTGGCTGCAATGGCAGTACCTACAGTTATAGCCATGTTACGTATATGCCGATTTGGTCCAGGCGGTTTCTTCCCTGGAGCCGGAGGATTACAAGCTGCTGCGGCTACAGCTCCTGTGCTAGCTCCTTACGTTGCTACTTCCGATACAATTATTGGCGATTTCTCGAATTATAATCCTTTAGCTTATTCGAATCCTTATCATGCCAATAAACAGCAACAAGCTGATTACGGAGGtaaaagtttttattaa
- the LOC135841679 gene encoding uncharacterized protein LOC135841679 isoform X3, which translates to MRFLILLGAIILYVNLLKSHFQSYAIVMNERLQNSCEISENNFNRSCIYHKIVYLIEQLPYVSNFSPLQAGPVQLVKLPEYATSIMSVSEEKPKFRSYSSNIISLISKSLEFFMESYGIKIPIPSLTKNYPGIVVEEYTNASEQIGEARRKKKDKKFAMVFPLIATFKFILIKALLIPILMGIIAIKKMLVVAAMAVPTVIAMLRICRFGPGGFFPGAGGLQAAAATAPVLAPYVATSDTIIGDFSNYNPLAYSNPYHANKQQQADYGGKSFY; encoded by the exons ATGCGTTTTTTAATACTTCTCGGTGCTATAATTTTATAcgttaatttattaaaatcgcATTTTCAATCGTACGCGATCGTAATGAACGAACGATTGCAGAATAGTTGCGAAATCAGCGAGAATAATTTCAATCGATCGTGTATTTATCATAAAATCGTGTATTTAATCGAACAACTACCTTatgtgtcaaatttttcaccgcTTCAA GCTGGTCCTGTACAACTCGTGAAATTACCCGAATATGCAACGAGTATTATGTCGGTGTCGGAGGAAAAACCCAAATTCCGTTCGTATTCGTCGAATATTATATCGTTGATTAGTAAAAGCTTGGAGTTTTTCATGGAATCGTATggtataaaaatacctattcctTCGTTGACGAAGAATTACCCGGGCATAGTTGTCGAAGAATATACGAACGCCAGTGAACAGATCGGAGAAG CCCGAAGGAAGAAGAAGGATAAAAAGTTCGCCATGGTTTTTCCTTTAATAGCAACTTTTAAATTCATTCTCATCAAAGCTCtacttatacctattttaatggGAATCATCGCCATTAAAAAGATGTTAGTTGTGGCTGCAATGGCAGTACCTACAGTTATAGCCATGTTACGTATATGCCGATTTGGTCCAGGCGGTTTCTTCCCTGGAGCCGGAGGATTACAAGCTGCTGCGGCTACAGCTCCTGTGCTAGCTCCTTACGTTGCTACTTCCGATACAATTATTGGCGATTTCTCGAATTATAATCCTTTAGCTTATTCGAATCCTTATCATGCCAATAAACAGCAACAAGCTGATTACGGAGGtaaaagtttttattaa